A genomic region of Tamandua tetradactyla isolate mTamTet1 chromosome 2, mTamTet1.pri, whole genome shotgun sequence contains the following coding sequences:
- the GRIN1 gene encoding glutamate receptor ionotropic, NMDA 1 isoform X1 codes for MSAMSLLTLALLLSCSFARAACDPKIVNIGAVLSTRKHEQMFREAVNQANKRHGSWKIQLNATSVTHKPNAIQMALSVCEDLISSQVYAILVSHPPTPNDHFTPTPVSYTAGFYRIPVLGLTTRMSIYSDKSIHLSFLRTVPPYSHQSSVWFELMRVYGWNHIILLVSDDHEGRAAQKRLETLLEERESKSKKRNYDNLDQLSYDNKRGPKAEKVLQFDPGTKNVTALLTEARELEARVIILSASEDDAATVYRAAAMLNMTGSGYVWLVGEREISGNALRYAPDGILGLQLINGKNESAHISDAVGVVAQAVHELLEKENTTDPPRGCVGNTNIWKTGPLFKRVLMSSKYADGVTGRVEFNEDGDRKFANYSIMNLQNRKLVQVGIYNGTHVIPNDRKIIWPGGETEKPRGYQMSTRLKIVTIHQEPFVYVKPTLSDGTCKEEFTVNGDPVKKVICTGPNDTSPGSPRHTVPQCCYGFCIDLLIKLARTMNFTYEVHLVADGKFGTQERVNNSNKKEWNGMMGELLSGQADMIVAPLTINNERAQYIEFSKPFKYQGLTILVKKEIPRSTLDSFMQPFQSTLWLLVGLSVHVVAVMLYLLDRFSPFGRFKVNSEEEEEDALTLSSAMWFSWGVLLNSGIGEGAPRSFSARILGMVWAGFAMIIVASYTANLAAFLVLDRPEERITGINDPRLRNPSDKFIYATVKQSSVDIYFRRQVELSTMYRHMEKHNYESAAEAIQAVRDNKLHAFIWDSAVLEFEASQKCDLVTTGELFFRSGFGIGMRKDSPWKQNVSLSILKSHENGFMEDLDKTWVRYQECDSRSNAPATLTFENMAGVFMLVAGGIVAGIFLIFIEIAYKRHKDARRKQMQLAFAAVNVWRKNLQDRKSGRAEPDPKKKATFRAITSTLASSFKRRKSSKDTSTGGGRGALQNQKDTVLPRRAIEREEGQLQMCARHRES; via the exons ATGAGCGCCATGAGCCTGCTGACGCTCGCCCTGCTCCTCTCCTGCTCCTTCGCCCGCGCTGCCTGCGACCCCAAGATTGTCAACATCGGCGCGGTGCTGAGCACGCGGAAGCACGAGCAGATGTTCCGCGAGGCCGTGAACCAGGCCAACAAACGCCACGGCTCCTGGAAGATCCAGCTCAATGCCACCTCGGTCACCCACAAGCCCAACGCCATCCAGATGGCCCTGTCGGTGTGCGAGGACCTCATCTCCAGCCAG GTCTATGCCATCCTAGTcagccacccacccacccccaacgaCCACTTCACTCCCACCCCTGTGTCCTACACAGCCGGCTTCTACCGCATCCCCGTCCTGGGGCTGACCACCCGTATGTCCATCTACTCAGACAAG AGCATCCACCTGAGCTTCCTGCGCACCGTGCCGCCCTACTCCCACCAGTCCAGCGTCTGGTTCGAGCTGATGCGGGTCTACGGCTGGAATCACATCATCCTCCTGGTCAGCGACGACCACGAGGGCCGCGCGGCGCAGAAGCGCCTGGAGACGCTGCTGGAGGAGCGCGAGTCCAAG AGTAAAAAAAGGAACTATGACAACCTCGACCAACTGTCCTATGACAACAAGCGCGGACCCAAG GCCGAGAAGGTGCTGCAGTTCGACCCTGGGACCAAGAACGTCACGGCCCTGCTGACAGAAGCACGGGAGCTGGAGGCCCGGGTCATCATCCTCTCTGCCAG CGAGGATGACGCCGCCACCGTGTACCGCGCGGCCGCGATGTTGAACATGACCGGCTCGGGGTACGTGTGGCTGGTGGGAGAGCGCGAGATCTCGGGGAACGCCCTGCGCTACGCACCAGACG GCATCCTCGGGCTGCAGCTCATCAACGGCAAGAACGAGTCAGCGCACATCAGCGACGCGGTGGGCGTGGTGGCGCAGGCCGTGCACGAGCTCCTGGAGAAGGAGAACACCACCGACCCGCCGCGCGGCTGCGTGGGCAACACCAACATCTGGAAGACCGGGCCGCTCTTCAAGAG AGTGCTGATGTCCTCCAAGTACGCCGACGGCGTGACCGGCCGCGTGGAGTTCAATGAGGACGGAGACCGCAAGTTTGCCAACTACAGCATCATGAACCTGCAGAACCGCAAGCTGGTGCAAGTGGGCATCTACAATGGCACCCAC GTCATCCCCAACGACAGGAAGATTATTTGGCCGGGGGGAGAGACGGAGAAGCCCCGAGGGTACCAGATGTCAACCAGGCTAAAG ATCGTGACGATCCATCAGGAACCCTTCGTGTACGTCAAGCCCACCCTGAGTGACGGGACGTGCAAGGAGGAGTTCACGGTCAACGGCGATCCCGTCAAGAAGGTCATCTGCACCGGGCCCAACGACACGTCTCCTGGCAGCC CGCGCCACACGGTGCCCCAGTGCTGCTATGGCTTCTGCATCGACCTGCTCATCAAGCTGGCGCGGACCATGAACTTCACCTACGAGGTGCACCTGGTGGCGGACGGCAAGTTTGGCACTCAGGAGCGG GTGAACAACAGTAACAAGAAGGAGTGGAATGGCATGATGGGCGAGCTGCTCAGCGGGCAGGCGGACATGATCGTGGCACCGCTGACCATCAACAACGAACGCGCGCAGTACATCGAGTTCTCCAAGCCTTTCAAGTACCAGGGCCTGACCATCCTGGTCAAGAAG GAGATCCCGCGGAGCACGCTGGACTCGTTCATGCAGCCCTTCCAGAGCACGCTGTGGCTGCTGGTGGGGCTGTCGGTGCACGTGGTGGCCGTGATGCTCTACCTGCTGGACCGCTTCAG CCCCTTCGGCCGGTTCAAGGTGAACAgcgaggaagaagaggaggatgCGCTCACCCTGTCCTCGGCCATGTGGTTCTCCTGGGGCGTCCTGCTCAACTCCGGCATCGGGGAAG GCGCCCCCCGGAGCTTCTCGGCACGCATCCTCGGCATGGTGTGGGCCGGCTTTGCCATGATCATCGTGGCCTCCTACACTGCCAACCTGGCGGCCTTCCTGGTGCTGGACCGGCCAGAAGAGCGCATCACGGGAATCAACGACCCGCGG TTGAGGAACCCCTCCGACAAGTTCATCTATGCCACGGTGAAGCAGAGCTCGGTGGACATCTACTTCCGGCGCCAGGTGGAGCTCAGCACCATGTACCGGCACATGGAGAAGCATAACTACGAGAGCGCGGCCGAGGCCATCCAGGCTGTGCGGGACAA CAAGCTGCATGCCTTCATCTGGGACTCAGCGGTGCTGGAGTTCGAGGCGTCTCAGAAGTGTGACCTGGTGACCACCGGCGAGCTCTTCTTCCGCTCAGGCTTTGGCATCGGCATGCGCAAGGACAGCCCCTGGAAACAGAACGTCTCTCTGTCCATCCTTAA GTCCCATGAGAATGGCTTCATGGAAGACCTGGACAAGACCTGGGTGCGGTACCAGGAGTGTGACTCACGCAGCAATGCCCCTGCTACCCTCACCTTTGAGAACATGGCAG gcgTCTTCATGCTGGTGGCCGGCGGCATCGTGGCCGGCATCTTCCTGATCTTCATTGAGATTGCCTACAAGCGGCACAAGGACGCGCGCCGCAAGCAGATGCAGCTGGCCTTCGCTGCAGTGAACGTCTGGAGGAAGAATCTGCAG GATAGAAAGAGTGGTAGAGCAGAGCCCGACCCTAAAAAGAAAGCCACATTTAGGGCTATCACCTCCACCCTGGCTTCCAGCTTCAAGAGGCGTAAGTCCTCCAAAGACACG AGCACCGGGGGTGGACGCGGCGCTTTGCAAAACCAAAAAGACACAGTGCTGCCGCGACGCGCTATTGAGAGGGAGGAGGGCCAGCTGCAGATGTGTGCCCGGCATAGGGAGAGCTGA
- the GRIN1 gene encoding glutamate receptor ionotropic, NMDA 1 isoform X5, with protein sequence MSAMSLLTLALLLSCSFARAACDPKIVNIGAVLSTRKHEQMFREAVNQANKRHGSWKIQLNATSVTHKPNAIQMALSVCEDLISSQVYAILVSHPPTPNDHFTPTPVSYTAGFYRIPVLGLTTRMSIYSDKSIHLSFLRTVPPYSHQSSVWFELMRVYGWNHIILLVSDDHEGRAAQKRLETLLEERESKAEKVLQFDPGTKNVTALLTEARELEARVIILSASEDDAATVYRAAAMLNMTGSGYVWLVGEREISGNALRYAPDGILGLQLINGKNESAHISDAVGVVAQAVHELLEKENTTDPPRGCVGNTNIWKTGPLFKRVLMSSKYADGVTGRVEFNEDGDRKFANYSIMNLQNRKLVQVGIYNGTHVIPNDRKIIWPGGETEKPRGYQMSTRLKIVTIHQEPFVYVKPTLSDGTCKEEFTVNGDPVKKVICTGPNDTSPGSPRHTVPQCCYGFCIDLLIKLARTMNFTYEVHLVADGKFGTQERVNNSNKKEWNGMMGELLSGQADMIVAPLTINNERAQYIEFSKPFKYQGLTILVKKEIPRSTLDSFMQPFQSTLWLLVGLSVHVVAVMLYLLDRFSPFGRFKVNSEEEEEDALTLSSAMWFSWGVLLNSGIGEGAPRSFSARILGMVWAGFAMIIVASYTANLAAFLVLDRPEERITGINDPRLRNPSDKFIYATVKQSSVDIYFRRQVELSTMYRHMEKHNYESAAEAIQAVRDNKLHAFIWDSAVLEFEASQKCDLVTTGELFFRSGFGIGMRKDSPWKQNVSLSILKSHENGFMEDLDKTWVRYQECDSRSNAPATLTFENMAGVFMLVAGGIVAGIFLIFIEIAYKRHKDARRKQMQLAFAAVNVWRKNLQSTGGGRGALQNQKDTVLPRRAIEREEGQLQMCARHRES encoded by the exons ATGAGCGCCATGAGCCTGCTGACGCTCGCCCTGCTCCTCTCCTGCTCCTTCGCCCGCGCTGCCTGCGACCCCAAGATTGTCAACATCGGCGCGGTGCTGAGCACGCGGAAGCACGAGCAGATGTTCCGCGAGGCCGTGAACCAGGCCAACAAACGCCACGGCTCCTGGAAGATCCAGCTCAATGCCACCTCGGTCACCCACAAGCCCAACGCCATCCAGATGGCCCTGTCGGTGTGCGAGGACCTCATCTCCAGCCAG GTCTATGCCATCCTAGTcagccacccacccacccccaacgaCCACTTCACTCCCACCCCTGTGTCCTACACAGCCGGCTTCTACCGCATCCCCGTCCTGGGGCTGACCACCCGTATGTCCATCTACTCAGACAAG AGCATCCACCTGAGCTTCCTGCGCACCGTGCCGCCCTACTCCCACCAGTCCAGCGTCTGGTTCGAGCTGATGCGGGTCTACGGCTGGAATCACATCATCCTCCTGGTCAGCGACGACCACGAGGGCCGCGCGGCGCAGAAGCGCCTGGAGACGCTGCTGGAGGAGCGCGAGTCCAAG GCCGAGAAGGTGCTGCAGTTCGACCCTGGGACCAAGAACGTCACGGCCCTGCTGACAGAAGCACGGGAGCTGGAGGCCCGGGTCATCATCCTCTCTGCCAG CGAGGATGACGCCGCCACCGTGTACCGCGCGGCCGCGATGTTGAACATGACCGGCTCGGGGTACGTGTGGCTGGTGGGAGAGCGCGAGATCTCGGGGAACGCCCTGCGCTACGCACCAGACG GCATCCTCGGGCTGCAGCTCATCAACGGCAAGAACGAGTCAGCGCACATCAGCGACGCGGTGGGCGTGGTGGCGCAGGCCGTGCACGAGCTCCTGGAGAAGGAGAACACCACCGACCCGCCGCGCGGCTGCGTGGGCAACACCAACATCTGGAAGACCGGGCCGCTCTTCAAGAG AGTGCTGATGTCCTCCAAGTACGCCGACGGCGTGACCGGCCGCGTGGAGTTCAATGAGGACGGAGACCGCAAGTTTGCCAACTACAGCATCATGAACCTGCAGAACCGCAAGCTGGTGCAAGTGGGCATCTACAATGGCACCCAC GTCATCCCCAACGACAGGAAGATTATTTGGCCGGGGGGAGAGACGGAGAAGCCCCGAGGGTACCAGATGTCAACCAGGCTAAAG ATCGTGACGATCCATCAGGAACCCTTCGTGTACGTCAAGCCCACCCTGAGTGACGGGACGTGCAAGGAGGAGTTCACGGTCAACGGCGATCCCGTCAAGAAGGTCATCTGCACCGGGCCCAACGACACGTCTCCTGGCAGCC CGCGCCACACGGTGCCCCAGTGCTGCTATGGCTTCTGCATCGACCTGCTCATCAAGCTGGCGCGGACCATGAACTTCACCTACGAGGTGCACCTGGTGGCGGACGGCAAGTTTGGCACTCAGGAGCGG GTGAACAACAGTAACAAGAAGGAGTGGAATGGCATGATGGGCGAGCTGCTCAGCGGGCAGGCGGACATGATCGTGGCACCGCTGACCATCAACAACGAACGCGCGCAGTACATCGAGTTCTCCAAGCCTTTCAAGTACCAGGGCCTGACCATCCTGGTCAAGAAG GAGATCCCGCGGAGCACGCTGGACTCGTTCATGCAGCCCTTCCAGAGCACGCTGTGGCTGCTGGTGGGGCTGTCGGTGCACGTGGTGGCCGTGATGCTCTACCTGCTGGACCGCTTCAG CCCCTTCGGCCGGTTCAAGGTGAACAgcgaggaagaagaggaggatgCGCTCACCCTGTCCTCGGCCATGTGGTTCTCCTGGGGCGTCCTGCTCAACTCCGGCATCGGGGAAG GCGCCCCCCGGAGCTTCTCGGCACGCATCCTCGGCATGGTGTGGGCCGGCTTTGCCATGATCATCGTGGCCTCCTACACTGCCAACCTGGCGGCCTTCCTGGTGCTGGACCGGCCAGAAGAGCGCATCACGGGAATCAACGACCCGCGG TTGAGGAACCCCTCCGACAAGTTCATCTATGCCACGGTGAAGCAGAGCTCGGTGGACATCTACTTCCGGCGCCAGGTGGAGCTCAGCACCATGTACCGGCACATGGAGAAGCATAACTACGAGAGCGCGGCCGAGGCCATCCAGGCTGTGCGGGACAA CAAGCTGCATGCCTTCATCTGGGACTCAGCGGTGCTGGAGTTCGAGGCGTCTCAGAAGTGTGACCTGGTGACCACCGGCGAGCTCTTCTTCCGCTCAGGCTTTGGCATCGGCATGCGCAAGGACAGCCCCTGGAAACAGAACGTCTCTCTGTCCATCCTTAA GTCCCATGAGAATGGCTTCATGGAAGACCTGGACAAGACCTGGGTGCGGTACCAGGAGTGTGACTCACGCAGCAATGCCCCTGCTACCCTCACCTTTGAGAACATGGCAG gcgTCTTCATGCTGGTGGCCGGCGGCATCGTGGCCGGCATCTTCCTGATCTTCATTGAGATTGCCTACAAGCGGCACAAGGACGCGCGCCGCAAGCAGATGCAGCTGGCCTTCGCTGCAGTGAACGTCTGGAGGAAGAATCTGCAG AGCACCGGGGGTGGACGCGGCGCTTTGCAAAACCAAAAAGACACAGTGCTGCCGCGACGCGCTATTGAGAGGGAGGAGGGCCAGCTGCAGATGTGTGCCCGGCATAGGGAGAGCTGA
- the GRIN1 gene encoding glutamate receptor ionotropic, NMDA 1 isoform X2: MSAMSLLTLALLLSCSFARAACDPKIVNIGAVLSTRKHEQMFREAVNQANKRHGSWKIQLNATSVTHKPNAIQMALSVCEDLISSQVYAILVSHPPTPNDHFTPTPVSYTAGFYRIPVLGLTTRMSIYSDKSIHLSFLRTVPPYSHQSSVWFELMRVYGWNHIILLVSDDHEGRAAQKRLETLLEERESKAEKVLQFDPGTKNVTALLTEARELEARVIILSASEDDAATVYRAAAMLNMTGSGYVWLVGEREISGNALRYAPDGILGLQLINGKNESAHISDAVGVVAQAVHELLEKENTTDPPRGCVGNTNIWKTGPLFKRVLMSSKYADGVTGRVEFNEDGDRKFANYSIMNLQNRKLVQVGIYNGTHVIPNDRKIIWPGGETEKPRGYQMSTRLKIVTIHQEPFVYVKPTLSDGTCKEEFTVNGDPVKKVICTGPNDTSPGSPRHTVPQCCYGFCIDLLIKLARTMNFTYEVHLVADGKFGTQERVNNSNKKEWNGMMGELLSGQADMIVAPLTINNERAQYIEFSKPFKYQGLTILVKKEIPRSTLDSFMQPFQSTLWLLVGLSVHVVAVMLYLLDRFSPFGRFKVNSEEEEEDALTLSSAMWFSWGVLLNSGIGEGAPRSFSARILGMVWAGFAMIIVASYTANLAAFLVLDRPEERITGINDPRLRNPSDKFIYATVKQSSVDIYFRRQVELSTMYRHMEKHNYESAAEAIQAVRDNKLHAFIWDSAVLEFEASQKCDLVTTGELFFRSGFGIGMRKDSPWKQNVSLSILKSHENGFMEDLDKTWVRYQECDSRSNAPATLTFENMAGVFMLVAGGIVAGIFLIFIEIAYKRHKDARRKQMQLAFAAVNVWRKNLQDRKSGRAEPDPKKKATFRAITSTLASSFKRRKSSKDTSTGGGRGALQNQKDTVLPRRAIEREEGQLQMCARHRES; this comes from the exons ATGAGCGCCATGAGCCTGCTGACGCTCGCCCTGCTCCTCTCCTGCTCCTTCGCCCGCGCTGCCTGCGACCCCAAGATTGTCAACATCGGCGCGGTGCTGAGCACGCGGAAGCACGAGCAGATGTTCCGCGAGGCCGTGAACCAGGCCAACAAACGCCACGGCTCCTGGAAGATCCAGCTCAATGCCACCTCGGTCACCCACAAGCCCAACGCCATCCAGATGGCCCTGTCGGTGTGCGAGGACCTCATCTCCAGCCAG GTCTATGCCATCCTAGTcagccacccacccacccccaacgaCCACTTCACTCCCACCCCTGTGTCCTACACAGCCGGCTTCTACCGCATCCCCGTCCTGGGGCTGACCACCCGTATGTCCATCTACTCAGACAAG AGCATCCACCTGAGCTTCCTGCGCACCGTGCCGCCCTACTCCCACCAGTCCAGCGTCTGGTTCGAGCTGATGCGGGTCTACGGCTGGAATCACATCATCCTCCTGGTCAGCGACGACCACGAGGGCCGCGCGGCGCAGAAGCGCCTGGAGACGCTGCTGGAGGAGCGCGAGTCCAAG GCCGAGAAGGTGCTGCAGTTCGACCCTGGGACCAAGAACGTCACGGCCCTGCTGACAGAAGCACGGGAGCTGGAGGCCCGGGTCATCATCCTCTCTGCCAG CGAGGATGACGCCGCCACCGTGTACCGCGCGGCCGCGATGTTGAACATGACCGGCTCGGGGTACGTGTGGCTGGTGGGAGAGCGCGAGATCTCGGGGAACGCCCTGCGCTACGCACCAGACG GCATCCTCGGGCTGCAGCTCATCAACGGCAAGAACGAGTCAGCGCACATCAGCGACGCGGTGGGCGTGGTGGCGCAGGCCGTGCACGAGCTCCTGGAGAAGGAGAACACCACCGACCCGCCGCGCGGCTGCGTGGGCAACACCAACATCTGGAAGACCGGGCCGCTCTTCAAGAG AGTGCTGATGTCCTCCAAGTACGCCGACGGCGTGACCGGCCGCGTGGAGTTCAATGAGGACGGAGACCGCAAGTTTGCCAACTACAGCATCATGAACCTGCAGAACCGCAAGCTGGTGCAAGTGGGCATCTACAATGGCACCCAC GTCATCCCCAACGACAGGAAGATTATTTGGCCGGGGGGAGAGACGGAGAAGCCCCGAGGGTACCAGATGTCAACCAGGCTAAAG ATCGTGACGATCCATCAGGAACCCTTCGTGTACGTCAAGCCCACCCTGAGTGACGGGACGTGCAAGGAGGAGTTCACGGTCAACGGCGATCCCGTCAAGAAGGTCATCTGCACCGGGCCCAACGACACGTCTCCTGGCAGCC CGCGCCACACGGTGCCCCAGTGCTGCTATGGCTTCTGCATCGACCTGCTCATCAAGCTGGCGCGGACCATGAACTTCACCTACGAGGTGCACCTGGTGGCGGACGGCAAGTTTGGCACTCAGGAGCGG GTGAACAACAGTAACAAGAAGGAGTGGAATGGCATGATGGGCGAGCTGCTCAGCGGGCAGGCGGACATGATCGTGGCACCGCTGACCATCAACAACGAACGCGCGCAGTACATCGAGTTCTCCAAGCCTTTCAAGTACCAGGGCCTGACCATCCTGGTCAAGAAG GAGATCCCGCGGAGCACGCTGGACTCGTTCATGCAGCCCTTCCAGAGCACGCTGTGGCTGCTGGTGGGGCTGTCGGTGCACGTGGTGGCCGTGATGCTCTACCTGCTGGACCGCTTCAG CCCCTTCGGCCGGTTCAAGGTGAACAgcgaggaagaagaggaggatgCGCTCACCCTGTCCTCGGCCATGTGGTTCTCCTGGGGCGTCCTGCTCAACTCCGGCATCGGGGAAG GCGCCCCCCGGAGCTTCTCGGCACGCATCCTCGGCATGGTGTGGGCCGGCTTTGCCATGATCATCGTGGCCTCCTACACTGCCAACCTGGCGGCCTTCCTGGTGCTGGACCGGCCAGAAGAGCGCATCACGGGAATCAACGACCCGCGG TTGAGGAACCCCTCCGACAAGTTCATCTATGCCACGGTGAAGCAGAGCTCGGTGGACATCTACTTCCGGCGCCAGGTGGAGCTCAGCACCATGTACCGGCACATGGAGAAGCATAACTACGAGAGCGCGGCCGAGGCCATCCAGGCTGTGCGGGACAA CAAGCTGCATGCCTTCATCTGGGACTCAGCGGTGCTGGAGTTCGAGGCGTCTCAGAAGTGTGACCTGGTGACCACCGGCGAGCTCTTCTTCCGCTCAGGCTTTGGCATCGGCATGCGCAAGGACAGCCCCTGGAAACAGAACGTCTCTCTGTCCATCCTTAA GTCCCATGAGAATGGCTTCATGGAAGACCTGGACAAGACCTGGGTGCGGTACCAGGAGTGTGACTCACGCAGCAATGCCCCTGCTACCCTCACCTTTGAGAACATGGCAG gcgTCTTCATGCTGGTGGCCGGCGGCATCGTGGCCGGCATCTTCCTGATCTTCATTGAGATTGCCTACAAGCGGCACAAGGACGCGCGCCGCAAGCAGATGCAGCTGGCCTTCGCTGCAGTGAACGTCTGGAGGAAGAATCTGCAG GATAGAAAGAGTGGTAGAGCAGAGCCCGACCCTAAAAAGAAAGCCACATTTAGGGCTATCACCTCCACCCTGGCTTCCAGCTTCAAGAGGCGTAAGTCCTCCAAAGACACG AGCACCGGGGGTGGACGCGGCGCTTTGCAAAACCAAAAAGACACAGTGCTGCCGCGACGCGCTATTGAGAGGGAGGAGGGCCAGCTGCAGATGTGTGCCCGGCATAGGGAGAGCTGA